DNA from Doryrhamphus excisus isolate RoL2022-K1 chromosome 19, RoL_Dexc_1.0, whole genome shotgun sequence:
gactcatggaTGCTCAACGAAGACTCGGGttgcactgactcacaagttgaCGCACAAGCTCCAAAGACTTATAAGTgcttgaagactcaagtttcatcaactcatgggtactttacgaagactcaagtttcactgtgTTGACAAAGAGTCAAATGAAACTAACTCACATGTGCACAACGAAGACACCAGTTTCACTCAGAAGTCGACAAAAATTCGAGTCTCACTGACTCGTGGATGCTCGATGAAGGCTCGAGTTTCACAGACTCATGCGTTGATGCACAAGTTCCAATGACTTACGAGtgcttgacgaagactcaagtttaactctattgacaaagactcaaattAAACTAACTTGCATGTGCTCAacgaagactccagtttcactcaCAAGTCGACaaaaactcgagtttcactgacttgtgGATGCTcaacgaagactcgagtttcaccgactcatgagTTGCACAAGTTACAATGACTTACGAGtgcttgacgaagactcaagtttaactctattgacaaagactcaaattAAACTAACTTGCATGTGCTCAacgaagactccagtttcactcaCAAGTCGACAAAAACTCGAGTTTCCCTGACTCGTGGATGTTCggcgaagactcgagtttcactgacgaGTTGACGCACGAGTTCCAATGACTTACGAGtgcttgacgaagactcaagtttaacTCTATTCAAAAAGACTAAAATTAAACTAACTAAACTAACATGTGCTCAacgaagactccagtttcactcaCAAGTCGACAAAAATTTTAGTTTCACTGACGAGTTGACGCACAAGTTCCAATGACTTACGAGTGATTgaaaaagactcaagtttcatcaactcacgggtacttgacgaagactcaagtttcactgtgttgacaaagactcaaatgAAACTAACTTGCATGTGCTCAacgaagactccagtttcactcaCAGGTCGACAAAAACTCTAGTTTCGAGTCGTGGATGCTCGATGAAGGCTCGAGTTTCACAGACTTACGTGTTGAAGACCCCAGGTTCACTGACTGTTTGACTGAAACTTGCATTCCACTGACTCTCGGGTTACTTTACTGACTCAATGCTGCTGATCGTGGACTGGGTTGCATGACGCAGGGTTGGACAACGACTCAAgtatcactgactcatgggtgctcgatgacgactcgagtttcactgactcacagcaGCTCGAAAAAATTGTCGAGCTCCACTGACAGAGTCAAAAGAGTGAACTTGACACAGAGTCGGGTTTCACTGTGTTGACGAAGACAAATTTCCCCAAGTCACGTGGACtccatgaagacttgagtttcactgactcaagagTACTCGATGAAGATTCAATTTTCCCTGACTCATTGATAAATGATGAAGAATCTAGTTTCACCGATTCACGGGTTTATGAAGACTccaatttcactgactcacggatactccacgaagactcgagtttcactgactcaccgaTGCTCCCCCAAAGCTGAGTTTTAACGACTTTAACGATAcacaagtttgactgactctgCGATGGTCTGTGAAGACCGGAATTTCACTAGTTTCATGCTGCTTGGTGATGATAATCAGGAAGTAGAAATAAACGGTCCTATTTTCATTTAGGTCCTTGCCCTCATAAGACCGGACTGGGGCTTGACGAGTTTGTCGGTATAGACGGGTTGTCGGCATTAGCAGGTTCCACTGCGTCATGCCAACGGTACTCACAAGTTGTGTTGATGTATTAGGACAAAAAGTCCATTCAGGGCCAACAGGCTGATGGCTCCACCTATCCAGACAGGCATAGTTGGTGATGTTGTATGACGTCCTTACACACATGGTTGCACCAAAGGTTGGCTCAAACACCGTAAACATACCAACATCATACGCCGCGGTCAGGAAGTCAATCATGAGTGTAGGTTTGCTCATGTGTGGCAAAATGGAGTCATGGAGGATGACCAGGATCTTTTTGTACATACTGGTCGGCAACTGGACGTAAGGAAGTGATGAGATAAGCACTCAGATCTGTgagaatgtgtacatttttacgcATATTACACTACCTTAAACTTGAGGAAACCAAGCCACATCCTCTCAAAGGTTCTCTTGTGTTCCTGCGAGAAAAACCACAACTGAAACAACATCCCTACCGGTGGTGTTATAACACAAGAAGCGTTTACGTACAAGTAGCTTAGCAGCCTTCCAGTCTTCGTGCTTAGCTGGAACAAGAGCACATGGAGGTCACGGTCATTGCAATCGTGATTGAATAATACGAGTCTCACCTTCCTGTTTGACCATAAAGTTGGagagctccgcctcctcctttGGCATGGTGATGTTGCACATGAGCGTGCACACGTTGTTCTGGTACACAGGAATCACTTCCTGAGAAGAACAACTGTAGTATGATCCTAAACGCTACACAACGGGACAAACCAACTTCAACTTACCCCTTTGCTTTTGCCCATGTTCTCCCGGATGGAGCTCATGACGTAATAGCGTACGTCCTCCTTCTCCAGGAACTCCTGGAACCTGGAGATCAACAGAGACTTGTCCGTGGTTCGGGAGAGGAGTCTGTCCACCACCGCCTGACCCAGACACGTAAGAGTTTTACTGCTCCAAACCATAAAAGTGCAGACTTTTATGCAGACTTGCAGAGGTTAACCACTGAAAATACCTGCAGGAGTTCCCTGGGGAAAGTAAAATGCTCACTCCAGTCCAAGTCCTCCAGAGGATGCTGTCCTTGTGCCGCTGCAAACTTCATTAAGCAGCACAGGGAGGCCACCTATATTTGAACGACACAATAGTCCATTTCATTGacttcttctcttctttcatCCCTGTTCAAACCTACCTGGACATCGTGAAGTTCGTGGCAAAGGTGTTCAAGCAGCATCTCCATGCAGTCGTTGTAACGGTGTCTCATAAATATCTTATATTTGTCTTCTGCATTGTATGTACCTTAAACAGTTGATGCACACAAACATATTTGCACGTTTATTGGCGGTGGCGAATGGGACATGACATGCAAATGTTGAACTGACCGCTCagcgcctcctcctcttctggtAGTTTGCCCTTGTGGAGCTTTTTTCTCTCCAGCAGTGCACTAAACAAATTGCCGCACGCATCGACAGCACTAACAACATCTTTCTCATTTTCTGACTGCAAGAAGACACAAATATTTCCATTGAGTTCATTTGCTAGCAAAATTCTAGTGCTCGCTCAAACATAACAGGGTTATATAGTTACCTGGAGAAGATCAAATATGTCAAAAACGTCATTGGCGTTTTTCCTGCTACTAAGTATGCCCTCGACTATGCTGTTTAAGTCTAGTTTCGCTGCTTTTATGCGTGGTTCTGCGGGATTTCCAAGCTTCACGTTGCGTTTCCTGGGGGGCGCCATGATTGAAATAATTCTTCTTCTGTTCGTTAGGCTCGACGCATAAGGAGGATTTACCGCCTCCCTCAGTCCGTTCTTGTTACTGCAGGTTTTGATGATTGACCTGGACGAATGGCTTTCTCTTCTTCTACTGACTATATAGCATGGCCTTACTGCCACCCATAGGTCATTTGTAGAACTGAAGGCATTGAAGTACCAGTTAAGCTGCGTGGGGAAGCAGTGTTTTTAAACCGTAAATTGCATAAACTAACAATATTTTTCTTTCCGATTAATAAACAGGTTAATACAATAGATTTACGAATGAAAATAAtggattttattgttttaatatgcACGATAAAATGTGTCA
Protein-coding regions in this window:
- the noc4l gene encoding nucleolar complex protein 4 homolog, whose product is MAPPRKRNVKLGNPAEPRIKAAKLDLNSIVEGILSSRKNANDVFDIFDLLQSENEKDVVSAVDACGNLFSALLERKKLHKGKLPEEEEALSGTYNAEDKYKIFMRHRYNDCMEMLLEHLCHELHDVQVASLCCLMKFAAAQGQHPLEDLDWSEHFTFPRELLQAVVDRLLSRTTDKSLLISRFQEFLEKEDVRYYVMSSIRENMGKSKGEVIPVYQNNVCTLMCNITMPKEEAELSNFMVKQEAKHEDWKAAKLLEHKRTFERMWLGFLKFKLPTSMYKKILVILHDSILPHMSKPTLMIDFLTAAYDVGGAISLLALNGLFVLIHQHNLDYPDFYKKLYNLLDPSIFHVKYRARFFHLANLFLSSSHLPLYLVAAFAKRLARLALTAPPTALLIVLPLIYNLIRRHPSCRVLIHEPSADDEPLKDPYLMDEEDPAQCCASKSSLWEIKTLQRHYHPDVAKKAMLINKPLSQQEDDISELLETTTYELMEKDLKPSSAKRVPLEFETATQLLPKGGRDVMGHHFCLE